The following are encoded in a window of Thiohalobacter sp. IOR34 genomic DNA:
- a CDS encoding TusE/DsrC/DsvC family sulfur relay protein yields MSQASNVVALATDEALDVGGKTIELLPGGRLANLADWSPAVAEALAGRTGITLGEDHWVVINQMREYYAEYNIAPPRKLLKRALRAAGHESLANDARLDALFPNNVLVQGTRIAGIPESHLDAELERETYATRRPQSSFSAGQPEAIEFEGRRFELTPTGNLVRQAGWNERLAGFLAQREGIELTEAHWTVINFLRDFYFEYGITPMVKILMKHMAEEVGEEYASRDFLYGLFPKGPSRQGSRIAGLPEPQGCIDG; encoded by the coding sequence ATGTCACAAGCAAGCAATGTAGTAGCGTTGGCGACCGATGAAGCGCTTGATGTAGGGGGGAAGACCATCGAATTGCTGCCGGGCGGGCGGCTGGCGAATCTGGCTGACTGGAGTCCGGCGGTGGCCGAGGCCCTGGCCGGGCGAACGGGCATCACCCTGGGTGAGGATCACTGGGTGGTCATCAACCAGATGCGTGAGTATTACGCCGAGTACAACATCGCTCCACCGCGCAAGCTGCTCAAGCGGGCGCTGCGCGCCGCCGGCCATGAATCGCTGGCCAACGATGCGCGGCTGGATGCGCTCTTCCCGAACAATGTCCTGGTGCAGGGCACGCGGATCGCCGGGATTCCTGAATCGCACCTGGATGCGGAGCTGGAACGGGAGACCTATGCCACCAGGCGTCCCCAGAGCAGTTTCTCGGCCGGCCAGCCCGAGGCCATCGAGTTCGAGGGGCGGCGCTTCGAGCTGACCCCCACCGGCAATCTGGTGCGCCAGGCCGGCTGGAACGAGCGCCTGGCCGGGTTCCTGGCCCAGCGCGAGGGCATCGAGCTGACCGAGGCACACTGGACGGTGATCAACTTCCTGCGTGATTTCTACTTCGAGTACGGCATCACCCCGATGGTCAAGATCCTCATGAAGCATATGGCCGAGGAGGTGGGGGAAGAATACGCCAGCCGCGATTTCCTCTACGGTTTGTTCCCGAAGGGGCCGTCGCGCCAGGGTTCGCGCATCGCCGGCCTGCCGGAGCCGCAGGGCTGCATCGACGGCTGA